One Vibrio taketomensis DNA window includes the following coding sequences:
- the nudC gene encoding NAD(+) diphosphatase yields MLKNCNISAQQKVYWCVVLDSEVYLNNNELPLGSAEELGFDHHKAVYVGDYNKIPVMWLNEPDVEQTLPLTSLRECLEFDQALFLLISKAVQYGHMSQSMRFCPLCGGRNHLNHTQLAMQCGQCRTLHYPRIFPCIIVAVRKQDQILLAQHPRHRNGMYTVIAGFLEVGETLEQCVAREIKEETGIEVTNIRYFGSQPWAFPSSMMMAFLADYQAGEVKPDYSELSDAQWFSIDQMPPVAPKGTIARALIDQTVIEIKDHHTEN; encoded by the coding sequence ATGTTGAAAAATTGTAATATCAGTGCCCAGCAAAAAGTGTATTGGTGTGTGGTGTTAGATAGTGAAGTTTATCTAAATAACAACGAGTTACCGTTAGGTAGCGCCGAGGAACTTGGTTTTGATCACCACAAAGCTGTTTATGTTGGTGATTACAATAAAATTCCTGTGATGTGGCTCAATGAGCCAGACGTTGAACAAACTTTGCCATTAACCTCATTACGCGAGTGTCTTGAATTTGATCAAGCCTTGTTTCTGTTGATCAGCAAAGCTGTGCAATACGGACATATGTCGCAGAGTATGCGTTTTTGCCCTCTGTGTGGTGGTCGCAATCATCTCAATCATACTCAATTGGCAATGCAATGTGGTCAGTGTCGAACACTGCATTATCCACGGATTTTTCCGTGCATTATTGTTGCGGTGCGCAAACAAGATCAAATTCTCCTCGCTCAGCACCCTCGTCATCGCAATGGAATGTACACGGTGATCGCCGGTTTCCTTGAGGTTGGCGAAACACTTGAGCAATGTGTAGCTCGAGAAATTAAAGAAGAAACTGGAATTGAAGTAACCAATATTCGTTATTTTGGCAGTCAACCTTGGGCGTTCCCTTCGAGCATGATGATGGCATTTCTGGCTGATTATCAAGCGGGTGAGGTTAAGCCTGATTACAGCGAGCTCAGCGATGCACAGTGGTTCTCGATAGATCAAATGCCACCGGTAGCGCCGAAAGGTACGATTGCTCGTGCATTAATTGATCAAACAGTGATCGAGATAAAAGATCATCATACTGAAAATTAA
- the rsd gene encoding sigma D regulator → MVMLKKFQQTQEQWGGSSEVIDHWLETRQLLIVEYCKLATRQPTSQKTSLSSLPTPQELQSFCQHLVDYISEGHFKIYDMVMDKWRATGFEATDDINAAYAKIVLTTDPLLNFTDQYADVSENDTLEVFDTDVSNVGQVLELRFEVEDHLIQLIADSLAVPPGA, encoded by the coding sequence ATGGTCATGCTAAAAAAATTCCAACAAACACAAGAACAGTGGGGTGGCTCGAGTGAAGTCATCGACCATTGGTTAGAGACTCGACAGCTGTTAATTGTTGAGTACTGTAAGCTTGCTACACGACAACCTACTAGCCAAAAAACATCCCTTTCTTCACTTCCAACGCCTCAAGAACTTCAAAGCTTTTGCCAACATCTAGTCGACTATATCTCGGAAGGTCACTTTAAGATCTACGATATGGTGATGGATAAATGGCGCGCCACCGGCTTTGAAGCGACCGATGACATCAATGCGGCTTACGCAAAAATCGTATTAACCACTGATCCGCTACTCAATTTTACCGACCAATATGCTGATGTCAGTGAGAATGATACGCTTGAAGTGTTCGATACCGATGTCTCCAACGTTGGCCAAGTACTCGAGCTCAGGTTTGAAGTTGAAGATCATCTGATCCAGTTAATTGCTGATAGTTTAGCTGTGCCGCCAGGTGCGTAG
- the rpoC gene encoding DNA-directed RNA polymerase subunit beta', with product MKDLLNFLKAQHKTEEFDAIKIGLSSPDMIRSWSFGEVKKPETINYRTFKPERDGLFCARIFGPVKDYECLCGKYKRLKHRGVICEKCGVEVTQTKVRRDRMGHIELASPVAHIWFLKSLPSRIGLLMDIPLRDIERVLYFEMYVVTEPGMTDLEKGQMLTEEEYLDRLEEWGDEFTAKMGAEAIKDLLGSMDLHAEAEQMREELDTTNSETKRKKLTKRLKLVEAFVASGNNPEWMILTVLPVLPPDLRPLVPLDGGRFATSDLNDLYRRVINRNNRLKRLLELAAPDIIVRNEKRMLQESVDALLDNGRRGRAITGSNKRPLKSLADMIKGKQGRFRQNLLGKRVDYSGRSVITVGPYLRLHQCGLPKKMALELFKPFIYSKLETRGLATTIKAAKKMVEREEAVVWDILDEVIREHPVLLNRAPTLHRLGIQAFEPVLIEGKAIQLHPLVCAAYNADFDGDQMAVHVPLTLEAQLEARTLMMSTNNILSPASGDPIIVPSQDVVLGLYYMTREKINVKGEGMYLSGPAEAEKAYRTKTAELHARVKVRITETVKDEDGNTTTETKMVDTTIGRAMLWQIVPAGLPYSIVNQKLGKKQISSLLNEAYRKLGLKDTVIFADQIMYTGFAYAALSGVSVGINDMVVPPAKYTEIAAAEEEVREIQEQYQSGLVTAGERYNKVIDIWASTNDRVAKAMMANLSSETVINRDGEEEQQESFNSIYMMADSGARGSAAQIRQLAGMRGLMARPDGSIIETPITANFKEGLNVLQYFISTHGARKGLADTALKTANSGYLTRRLVDVAQDVVVTEHDCGTHEGVDMMPHIEGGDVKVALTELALGRVVAEDVLKPGTEDVLIPRNTLIDEKWCQIMEENSVDKIRVRSVVTCDSDFGCCAQCYGRDLARGHLVNQGEAVGVIAAQSIGEPGTQLTMRTFHIGGAASTAAAENSIQAKNNGSVKLHNAKFVINKAGKLVITSRASELTIIDEFGRTKEKHKLPYGSILSKADSDAVQAGETVANWEAHTMPIITEVAGRIQFVDMIDGVTVSRQTDDLTGLSSSEVTDAAARPSAGKDMRPAIKLVDEQGNDVMIPGTDMPAHYFLPGKAIVNIEDGAEVGVGDTLARIPQKSGGNKDITGGLPRVADLFEARKPKEPAILAEHTGTVSFGKETKGKRRLVITRDSGETYEEMIPKHRQLNVFEGEKVERGDVIADGPETPHDILRLRGIHAVTQYIANEVQEVYRLQGVKINDKHIETIVRQMLRKCTITHAGDSEFLPGEQVEYSQVKIANRNLEAEGKEPARFERDLLGITKASLATESFISAASFQETTRVLTEAAVSGKRDELRGLKENVIVGRLIPAGTGFAYHQERQAKRAEEQEGPSAEQATDNLAALLNAGFSSED from the coding sequence GTGAAAGACTTATTAAACTTTCTAAAAGCACAGCATAAGACCGAAGAATTTGATGCAATCAAAATCGGTCTATCTTCACCAGACATGATCCGTTCATGGTCTTTCGGTGAAGTTAAAAAACCTGAAACGATCAACTATCGTACGTTCAAACCTGAACGCGATGGTCTGTTCTGTGCGCGTATCTTTGGTCCAGTTAAAGACTATGAATGTCTTTGTGGCAAATACAAGCGCTTGAAGCACCGTGGTGTTATCTGTGAGAAGTGTGGCGTTGAAGTTACACAAACTAAAGTTCGTCGTGACCGTATGGGCCACATCGAGCTTGCATCACCAGTTGCTCACATCTGGTTCCTAAAATCACTACCGTCTCGTATCGGTCTACTAATGGATATCCCTCTACGTGATATCGAACGTGTTCTTTACTTCGAAATGTACGTAGTAACTGAACCAGGTATGACTGATCTAGAAAAAGGTCAGATGCTAACTGAAGAAGAGTATCTAGACCGTCTAGAAGAGTGGGGCGATGAGTTCACTGCTAAGATGGGTGCAGAAGCGATCAAAGACCTACTAGGTTCTATGGATCTGCACGCTGAAGCGGAACAAATGCGTGAAGAGCTAGACACAACTAACTCTGAAACTAAGCGTAAGAAGCTAACTAAGCGTCTTAAACTAGTTGAAGCGTTCGTTGCATCTGGTAACAACCCAGAGTGGATGATCCTAACGGTTCTTCCAGTTCTTCCGCCAGATCTACGTCCACTAGTACCACTAGATGGCGGTCGCTTTGCGACTTCAGATCTGAACGATCTATACCGTCGTGTGATCAACCGTAACAACCGTTTGAAGCGTCTTCTAGAGCTTGCTGCTCCGGACATCATCGTACGTAACGAAAAACGTATGCTGCAAGAGTCTGTTGATGCGCTACTAGATAACGGTCGTCGTGGTCGTGCGATCACTGGTTCGAACAAGCGTCCTCTGAAATCTCTTGCTGATATGATCAAGGGTAAACAAGGTCGTTTCCGTCAGAACCTTCTAGGTAAACGTGTAGACTACTCAGGCCGTTCTGTAATCACAGTTGGTCCATACCTACGTCTGCACCAGTGTGGTCTTCCTAAGAAGATGGCACTTGAGCTATTCAAACCATTTATCTACAGCAAGCTAGAGACTCGTGGTCTTGCGACTACAATCAAAGCTGCTAAGAAGATGGTAGAGCGTGAAGAAGCGGTAGTTTGGGATATCCTAGACGAAGTAATCCGTGAACACCCAGTACTACTGAACCGTGCACCTACACTTCACCGTCTAGGTATCCAAGCGTTTGAACCAGTACTAATCGAAGGTAAAGCGATCCAGCTACACCCACTAGTTTGTGCGGCGTACAACGCGGACTTCGATGGTGACCAAATGGCGGTTCACGTACCTCTAACTCTAGAAGCACAGCTTGAAGCACGTACACTGATGATGTCGACAAACAACATTCTGTCGCCAGCGTCAGGTGATCCGATCATCGTACCTTCTCAGGACGTTGTATTGGGTCTTTACTACATGACTCGTGAAAAGATCAACGTGAAAGGCGAAGGTATGTACCTTTCTGGCCCTGCTGAGGCTGAAAAGGCATACCGTACTAAGACTGCTGAGCTACACGCTCGCGTTAAAGTTCGTATCACTGAGACAGTTAAAGACGAAGACGGCAACACAACGACAGAAACTAAGATGGTTGACACAACTATCGGTCGTGCAATGTTGTGGCAAATCGTGCCAGCAGGTCTACCGTACAGCATCGTTAACCAAAAACTAGGTAAGAAGCAAATCTCTAGCCTACTTAACGAAGCGTACCGTAAGCTAGGTCTGAAAGACACGGTTATCTTCGCTGACCAAATCATGTACACAGGTTTCGCATACGCAGCACTTTCTGGTGTATCTGTAGGTATCAACGACATGGTTGTTCCACCTGCGAAATACACTGAAATCGCAGCAGCGGAAGAAGAAGTACGCGAAATTCAAGAACAGTACCAATCTGGTCTTGTAACAGCGGGCGAACGCTACAACAAAGTGATCGATATTTGGGCATCGACCAACGATCGCGTTGCGAAAGCGATGATGGCAAACCTTTCTTCTGAAACGGTTATTAACCGTGACGGCGAAGAAGAGCAACAAGAGTCATTCAACAGCATCTACATGATGGCTGACTCAGGTGCTCGTGGTTCTGCAGCTCAGATTCGTCAGCTAGCTGGTATGCGTGGTCTGATGGCTCGTCCAGATGGTTCGATCATCGAAACGCCGATCACTGCGAACTTTAAAGAAGGTCTAAACGTACTACAGTACTTTATCTCTACCCACGGTGCACGTAAGGGTCTAGCGGATACAGCACTTAAGACAGCGAACTCGGGTTACCTAACTCGTCGTCTAGTAGACGTAGCACAAGACGTTGTTGTAACTGAACATGACTGTGGCACTCACGAGGGTGTTGACATGATGCCTCACATCGAGGGTGGTGATGTTAAAGTTGCACTAACTGAACTTGCTCTAGGTCGTGTAGTTGCTGAAGACGTTCTAAAACCAGGTACAGAAGATGTACTGATCCCACGTAACACTCTAATTGATGAGAAGTGGTGTCAGATTATGGAAGAGAACTCGGTAGATAAAATCCGTGTTCGCTCTGTAGTTACATGTGATTCTGACTTCGGTTGTTGTGCGCAATGTTACGGTCGTGACCTAGCTCGTGGTCACCTAGTGAACCAAGGTGAAGCAGTTGGTGTAATCGCTGCTCAGTCTATCGGTGAACCAGGTACACAGCTAACGATGCGTACGTTCCACATCGGTGGTGCGGCATCTACTGCAGCAGCAGAGAACAGCATCCAAGCGAAGAACAATGGTTCTGTTAAGCTACACAACGCGAAATTCGTAATCAACAAAGCTGGTAAGCTAGTAATCACTTCACGTGCTTCTGAGCTAACCATCATTGACGAATTTGGTCGTACGAAAGAGAAACACAAACTGCCTTACGGTTCGATCCTAAGCAAGGCAGATAGCGATGCAGTTCAAGCTGGTGAAACAGTAGCGAACTGGGAAGCGCACACTATGCCAATCATCACTGAAGTAGCTGGTCGCATCCAGTTCGTAGATATGATTGATGGTGTAACAGTTTCTCGTCAAACTGATGACCTAACTGGTCTATCTTCAAGCGAAGTAACAGACGCTGCGGCTCGTCCATCAGCAGGTAAAGATATGCGTCCAGCTATCAAACTTGTCGATGAGCAAGGTAACGATGTAATGATCCCTGGTACTGATATGCCAGCTCACTACTTCCTACCTGGTAAAGCGATCGTGAACATTGAAGACGGCGCAGAAGTAGGTGTGGGTGATACGCTAGCACGTATTCCTCAGAAATCAGGCGGTAACAAGGACATCACGGGTGGTCTTCCACGCGTAGCTGACCTATTCGAAGCTCGTAAGCCTAAAGAGCCTGCGATCCTTGCTGAGCACACTGGTACTGTGAGCTTCGGTAAAGAAACGAAAGGTAAGCGTCGTCTAGTTATCACTCGCGATAGCGGTGAAACTTACGAAGAGATGATTCCTAAACACCGTCAGCTTAACGTGTTCGAAGGTGAAAAAGTTGAACGTGGTGATGTAATTGCAGATGGTCCAGAGACTCCGCATGACATCCTACGTCTACGTGGTATCCACGCAGTAACTCAATACATCGCTAACGAAGTACAAGAAGTTTACCGACTACAAGGCGTTAAGATTAACGATAAGCACATTGAGACTATCGTTCGTCAAATGCTACGTAAGTGTACTATCACACACGCAGGTGACTCTGAGTTCCTACCTGGCGAGCAAGTTGAATACTCACAAGTTAAGATTGCTAACCGTAATCTAGAAGCTGAAGGCAAAGAGCCTGCACGTTTTGAACGTGATCTTCTAGGTATCACGAAAGCATCGCTAGCGACTGAGTCGTTCATCTCTGCGGCATCGTTCCAGGAAACAACTCGCGTACTAACAGAAGCTGCAGTTTCTGGTAAGCGTGATGAGCTACGTGGTCTGAAAGAAAACGTAATCGTTGGTCGTCTAATCCCAGCGGGTACAGGTTTCGCATACCACCAAGAGCGTCAAGCTAAGCGCGCAGAAGAGCAAGAAGGTCCATCAGCAGAACAAGCGACTGATAACCTAGCGGCACTTCTAAATGCAGGTTTCTCTTCAGAAGACTAA
- the rpoB gene encoding DNA-directed RNA polymerase subunit beta: protein MVYSYTEKKRIRKDFGTRPQVLDIPYLLSIQLDSFEKFIEQDPEGQYGLEAAFRSVFPIQSYNGNSELQYVSYRLGEPVFDVKECQIRGVTYSKPLRVKLRLVIFDKDAPAGTVKDIKEQEVYMGEIPLMTDNGTFVINGTERVIVSQLHRSPGVFFDSDKGKTHSSGKVLYNARIIPYRGSWLDFEFDPKDNLYVRIDRRRKLPASIILRALGKTSEEILDIFFEKVNFQVKDQTLMMELVPERLRGETASFDIEANGNVYIEQGRRVTARHIRQLEKDGIDHIEVPVEYIVGKVASKDYINEATGEIIVAANQEISLEALANLSQAGHKALEVLFTNDLDHGPFMSETLRVDSTVDRISALVEIYRMMRPGEPPTKEAAEALFESLFFSEERYDLSTVGRMKFNSSIARTDAEEQGTLDEQDIIEVMKKLIAIRNGIGEVDDIDHLGNRRIRSVGEMAENQFRVGLVRVERAVKERLSLGDLDAIMPQDLINAKPISAAVKEFFGSSQLSQFMDQNNPLSEVTHKRRISALGPGGLTRERAGFEVRDVHVTHYGRLCPIETPEGPNIGLINSLSAFARCNEYGFLETPYRRVVDGVVTDEVDYLSAIEEGQFVIAQANTKLNEDGTFADELITARQKGESGLHPREHAQYMDVATNQVVSIAASLIPFLEHDDANRALMGANMQRQAVPTLKADKPLVGTGIERNIAVDSGVTAVAKRGGVIQSVDASRIVVKVNEEELVPGEAGIDIYNLTKYTRSNQNTCINQRPCVMPGEPVARGDVLADGPSTDLGELALGQNMRIAFMPWNGYNFEDSILVSERVVQEDRFTTIHIQELSCVARDTKLGAEEITADIPNVGESALSKLDESGIVYIGAEVKGGDILVGKVTPKGETQLTPEEKLLRAIFGEKASDVKDTSLRVPNSVSGTIIDVQVFTRDGVEKDKRALEIEQMQLKEAKKDLTEEFQILEGGLLNRVRAVLIEGGYSEAKLDTTDRKKWLELTLEDDALQTQLEQLAEQWDELKADFDKKFETKRRKITQGDDLAPGVLKIVKVYLAVKRRIQPGDKMAGRHGNKGVISKINPVEDMPYDENGQPVDIVLNPLGVPSRMNIGQILEVHLGLAAKGIGDKINKMVKQQQELAKFREFLQKVYDLGDTRQKVDIASLSDAEVRTLVENLRGGLPIATPVFDGAPESSIKALLELADLPTSGQLKLFDGRTGDAFERPVTVGYMYMLKLNHLVDDKMHARSTGSYSLVTQQPLGGKAQFGGQRFGEMEVWALEAYGAAYTLQEMLTVKSDDVNGRTKMYKNIVDGNHSMEPGMPESFNVLLKEIRSLGINIELEDEE, encoded by the coding sequence ATGGTTTACTCTTATACCGAGAAAAAGCGCATCCGTAAGGACTTTGGTACTCGTCCACAAGTTTTGGACATTCCATACCTGCTATCGATCCAGCTCGATTCGTTCGAAAAATTTATCGAACAGGATCCTGAGGGACAATACGGTCTTGAGGCTGCTTTCCGTTCTGTATTCCCAATTCAGAGCTACAACGGCAATTCAGAGCTGCAATACGTTAGCTACCGTCTTGGTGAGCCAGTATTTGACGTTAAAGAATGTCAAATTCGTGGTGTTACTTATTCAAAACCACTACGCGTAAAACTACGTCTAGTTATTTTTGATAAAGACGCGCCAGCAGGCACCGTTAAAGACATCAAAGAACAAGAAGTCTACATGGGCGAAATTCCGCTTATGACAGACAATGGTACCTTCGTAATTAATGGTACCGAGAGGGTTATCGTATCCCAGCTGCATAGAAGCCCAGGCGTGTTCTTCGACAGCGATAAGGGTAAGACTCACTCATCAGGTAAAGTTCTATACAACGCACGTATCATTCCTTACCGTGGCTCATGGCTTGACTTTGAGTTCGATCCTAAGGACAACCTATACGTACGTATCGACCGTCGTCGTAAACTACCTGCGTCAATCATCCTACGCGCACTAGGTAAGACTTCTGAAGAGATCCTAGATATCTTCTTCGAGAAAGTGAACTTCCAAGTGAAAGACCAAACTCTAATGATGGAGTTGGTTCCTGAGCGTCTACGTGGTGAGACTGCTTCGTTTGATATCGAAGCAAACGGTAATGTTTACATTGAACAAGGTCGTCGTGTAACTGCGCGTCATATTCGTCAACTTGAAAAAGATGGTATTGACCACATCGAAGTACCAGTAGAGTACATCGTTGGTAAAGTTGCATCGAAAGATTACATCAATGAAGCGACTGGCGAGATCATCGTTGCTGCAAACCAAGAAATTAGCTTGGAAGCACTAGCGAACCTATCTCAAGCTGGTCACAAAGCTCTAGAAGTTCTATTTACGAACGATCTAGACCACGGCCCATTCATGTCAGAAACTCTACGCGTTGACAGCACTGTTGACCGTATCTCTGCACTGGTAGAAATCTACCGCATGATGCGCCCTGGCGAGCCACCAACGAAAGAAGCTGCAGAAGCTCTATTCGAAAGCCTATTCTTCTCTGAAGAGCGCTACGATCTATCAACTGTTGGCCGTATGAAGTTCAACAGCTCGATCGCACGTACTGATGCAGAAGAGCAAGGCACACTAGATGAGCAAGACATCATCGAAGTGATGAAGAAACTGATCGCGATCCGTAACGGTATCGGTGAGGTCGATGATATCGACCACCTAGGTAACCGTCGTATCCGTTCTGTTGGTGAAATGGCTGAAAACCAATTCCGCGTTGGTCTTGTACGTGTTGAACGTGCAGTGAAAGAGCGCCTAAGCCTTGGTGACCTTGATGCAATCATGCCTCAAGATCTAATCAACGCTAAGCCTATTTCAGCAGCGGTTAAAGAATTCTTTGGCTCTTCACAGCTTTCACAGTTCATGGACCAAAACAACCCGTTATCAGAAGTTACGCACAAACGTCGTATCTCTGCATTGGGTCCTGGCGGTCTAACTCGTGAACGCGCTGGCTTTGAAGTACGTGACGTACACGTAACTCACTACGGTCGTCTATGTCCGATCGAAACGCCTGAAGGTCCAAACATCGGTCTGATCAACTCACTATCTGCGTTTGCACGTTGTAACGAGTACGGTTTCCTAGAGACTCCATACCGTCGTGTAGTAGATGGCGTAGTAACAGACGAAGTAGATTACCTTTCTGCAATCGAAGAAGGTCAATTCGTTATCGCTCAGGCGAACACTAAGCTTAACGAAGATGGCACTTTTGCAGATGAGCTGATCACAGCTCGTCAAAAAGGTGAATCTGGTCTTCACCCTCGTGAGCACGCTCAGTACATGGACGTTGCGACGAACCAGGTAGTATCAATTGCAGCATCGCTAATCCCGTTCCTAGAACACGATGACGCGAACCGCGCTCTAATGGGTGCGAACATGCAACGTCAGGCAGTTCCAACACTGAAAGCTGACAAGCCTCTAGTAGGTACTGGTATCGAACGTAACATCGCTGTTGACTCAGGTGTAACTGCAGTAGCGAAACGTGGTGGTGTAATCCAGTCTGTAGATGCTTCTCGTATCGTTGTTAAAGTGAACGAAGAAGAATTGGTACCTGGCGAAGCAGGCATCGATATCTACAACCTAACTAAATACACTCGTTCTAACCAGAACACTTGTATCAACCAGCGTCCATGTGTGATGCCAGGTGAACCAGTGGCTCGTGGCGACGTTCTTGCTGATGGTCCTTCAACAGACCTAGGTGAACTTGCTCTTGGTCAGAACATGCGTATCGCGTTCATGCCTTGGAACGGTTACAACTTCGAAGACTCGATCTTAGTATCTGAGCGCGTAGTTCAAGAAGACCGTTTCACGACTATCCACATTCAAGAACTATCTTGTGTGGCACGTGATACTAAGCTGGGTGCAGAAGAGATCACAGCTGACATTCCAAACGTAGGTGAGTCTGCTCTATCTAAACTAGATGAGTCAGGTATCGTTTACATCGGTGCGGAAGTGAAAGGCGGTGACATCCTTGTAGGTAAAGTAACGCCTAAAGGTGAAACTCAGCTAACTCCAGAAGAGAAGCTACTACGTGCTATCTTCGGTGAGAAAGCGTCAGACGTTAAAGATACGTCTCTACGCGTACCAAACTCTGTTTCAGGTACTATCATCGACGTTCAAGTATTTACTCGTGACGGTGTTGAAAAAGACAAACGTGCACTTGAAATTGAACAAATGCAGCTGAAAGAAGCGAAGAAAGACCTAACTGAAGAATTCCAGATTCTTGAGGGTGGCCTTCTAAACCGTGTTCGCGCTGTATTGATCGAAGGTGGTTACTCTGAAGCGAAACTAGACACGACTGATCGTAAGAAGTGGCTAGAGCTAACGCTTGAAGATGATGCTCTACAGACTCAGCTTGAGCAACTAGCAGAGCAGTGGGACGAGCTAAAAGCGGACTTCGATAAGAAGTTTGAAACTAAGCGTCGTAAGATCACACAAGGTGATGATCTAGCACCTGGCGTACTGAAGATCGTTAAGGTTTACCTAGCGGTTAAACGTCGCATTCAGCCTGGTGATAAGATGGCGGGTCGTCACGGTAACAAGGGTGTAATCTCTAAGATCAACCCTGTTGAAGACATGCCATACGATGAAAACGGTCAGCCGGTAGACATCGTACTTAACCCACTGGGTGTACCTTCGCGTATGAACATCGGTCAGATCCTAGAAGTACACTTAGGTCTGGCAGCGAAAGGTATCGGTGACAAGATCAACAAGATGGTGAAACAGCAGCAAGAACTAGCGAAATTCCGCGAATTCCTGCAAAAAGTTTACGATCTAGGCGACACTCGCCAGAAAGTAGACATTGCTTCTCTATCTGATGCAGAAGTTCGTACATTGGTTGAAAACCTACGTGGTGGTCTACCAATCGCAACACCTGTATTCGATGGTGCACCAGAATCATCAATCAAAGCTCTTCTAGAGCTAGCAGACCTACCAACATCTGGTCAGCTAAAACTGTTTGATGGTCGCACAGGTGATGCGTTTGAGCGTCCTGTAACTGTAGGTTACATGTACATGCTGAAACTGAACCACCTTGTTGATGACAAGATGCACGCTCGTTCAACTGGTTCGTACAGCCTAGTAACTCAGCAACCACTTGGTGGTAAAGCTCAGTTCGGTGGTCAGCGTTTCGGTGAGATGGAAGTATGGGCACTGGAAGCATACGGTGCGGCTTACACTCTACAAGAAATGCTAACCGTTAAGTCGGATGACGTTAACGGCCGTACTAAGATGTACAAAAACATCGTAGACGGTAACCACAGCATGGAACCTGGCATGCCAGAATCGTTCAACGTATTGTTGAAAGAGATTCGCTCGCTAGGTATCAACATCGAGCTAGAAGACGAAGAGTAA
- the rplL gene encoding 50S ribosomal protein L7/L12 produces MSITNEQILDAIAEMSVMQVVELIEAMEEKFGVSAAAAVVAGGAAAAAVEEQTEFDVILASAGANKVAVIKAVRGATGLGLKEAKALVDGAPAALKEGVDKAEADALKAQLEEAGAVVEVK; encoded by the coding sequence ATGTCTATTACTAACGAGCAAATCCTAGACGCAATCGCAGAAATGTCTGTGATGCAAGTTGTTGAACTAATCGAAGCAATGGAAGAGAAATTCGGCGTTTCTGCAGCAGCAGCTGTAGTAGCTGGCGGCGCAGCAGCAGCAGCTGTTGAAGAGCAAACTGAATTCGACGTAATCCTAGCTTCTGCTGGTGCTAACAAAGTTGCTGTAATCAAAGCAGTACGTGGCGCAACTGGCCTAGGTCTTAAAGAAGCTAAAGCTCTAGTAGACGGCGCTCCAGCAGCACTTAAAGAAGGTGTTGATAAAGCTGAAGCTGACGCACTTAAAGCTCAGCTTGAAGAAGCTGGTGCTGTAGTTGAAGTTAAGTAA
- the rplJ gene encoding 50S ribosomal protein L10 has product MALNLLDKKAIVAEVNEAASGALSAVVADSRGVAVGAMTTLRKQAREANVYLRVVRNTLARRAVEGTQYECLTDTFTGPTLIAFSNEHPGAAARLFKDFAKENKDFEIKAAAFEGALTDAELLATLPTYDEAIARLMMCMKEASAGKLARTIAAIRDQKEEAAA; this is encoded by the coding sequence ATGGCTTTAAACCTTCTAGACAAAAAAGCAATTGTTGCTGAAGTCAACGAAGCTGCCAGTGGTGCACTTTCTGCAGTTGTAGCTGATTCTCGTGGCGTTGCTGTTGGTGCAATGACTACTCTACGTAAACAAGCTCGTGAAGCTAACGTTTACCTACGAGTTGTTCGTAACACTCTAGCACGTCGTGCAGTTGAAGGTACACAGTACGAGTGTCTAACTGACACTTTCACTGGTCCTACACTAATCGCATTCTCTAACGAGCACCCAGGTGCTGCAGCGCGTCTTTTCAAAGACTTCGCTAAAGAGAACAAAGATTTCGAGATCAAAGCTGCTGCATTTGAAGGCGCTCTAACTGACGCTGAACTACTAGCGACACTACCAACTTACGACGAAGCTATCGCACGCCTAATGATGTGCATGAAAGAAGCTTCTGCTGGCAAGCTGGCACGTACTATCGCAGCTATCCGCGATCAAAAAGAAGAAGCAGCGGCATAA